Proteins from a genomic interval of Zingiber officinale cultivar Zhangliang chromosome 1B, Zo_v1.1, whole genome shotgun sequence:
- the LOC122049937 gene encoding nematode resistance protein-like HSPRO2 — protein MAASKISARSPAASDQNSFPSTSSSAPQPECDAFATAAYQRYIRLPELAKLAGSRKFPQWRNEPVLKPALQGLEITFRFVSISLSDTRPYANHREWKRRLESIASREIELIAALCEEEGGAGAPIADLSSCAGVLSRGYSSQEVWKVPGAAASVVARTSEASLLPRLAAWEKSEDAAAKILFQIESQMQRCAFTLGLGEPNLAGKPALEYDLVVRPFDLHALKRCSKAHQEDQVLCTIHQILESWLSAARELVARVEQRIESEEWAAAAGDCWLIERVWKLLSEVGDLHFLMDPDDFLRIKSQLGIKAASGGGESICFLSETLIHVTGACKELRRSVPRILGVEADPNGGPRVQNAAMLLFHSRRRGEGDEMGKVELLQAMQAVEAASKRFFFAYRQVAAAVMGSLEVSGNRAAYVPAEALDSLTQMFLEPPYYPSLDAAKTFLGEYWQRSDLGATKANW, from the coding sequence ATGGCGGCGTCGAAGATATCCGCGAGATCTCCAGCGGCATCGGATCAGAATTCGTTCCCCTCGACGTCCTCCTCCGCTCCCCAACCCGAGTGCGATGCCTTTGCCACAGCCGCCTATCAGCGATATATCCGCCTGCCGGAGCTCGCCAAGCTTGCCGGGTCCAGGAAATTCCCCCAGTGGCGCAACGAGCCGGTTCTGAAGCCGGCTCTCCAGGGCTTGGAGATCACCTTCCGGTTCGTTTCCATCTCCCTTTCCGACACTCGGCCGTACGCCAACCACCGCGAGTGGAAACGCCGGCTCGAGTCGATCGCCTCCCGGGAGATCGAGCTCATCGCAGCGCTCTGCGAGGAGGAGGGCGGTGCCGGCGCTCCCATCGCGGATCTCAGCTCGTGCGCGGGGGTTCTGTCTCGGGGATACAGTTCGCAGGAGGTGTGGAAGGTCCCCGGCGCGGCGGCGAGCGTGGTCGCGCGCACAAGCGAGGCGAGCCTGCTGCCGCGGCTGGCGGCGTGGGAGAAGTCGGAGGACGCGGCCGCCAAGATCCTGTTCCAGATCGAGAGCCAGATGCAACGGTGCGCCTTCACTTTGGGACTCGGCGAGCCCAACCTCGCCGGGAAGCCCGCCCTCGAGTACGACCTCGTCGTCCGGCCGTTCGACCTCCACGCCCTCAAGCGGTGCTCCAAGGCGCACCAAGAAGACCAGGTGTTGTGCACGATCCATCAGATCCTTGAGTCCTGGCTAAGCGCCGCCCGGGAGCTCGTCGCCCGCGTGGAACAGAGGATCGAATCAGAGGAGTGGGCGGCCGCGGCGGGCGACTGCTGGCTCATCGAGCGCGTATGGAAGCTGCTCTCGGAAGTGGGGGACCTCCATTTTCTGATGGATCCCGATGATTTCCTCCGGATCAAGAGCCAGCTAGGGATCAAGGCCGCCTCTGGCGGCGGGGAGTCGATCTGCTTCCTATCGGAGACGCTGATTCACGTGACGGGCGCGTGCAAGGAACTTCGGCGGAGCGTGCCGCGGATCCTGGGCGTGGAGGCGGATCCCAACGGTGGCCCGCGGGTGCAGAACGCGGCGATGCTGCTTTTCCACAGCCGGCGGCGTGGGGAAGGGGACGAGATGGGGAAGGTTGAACTGCTGCAGGCGATGCAGGCGGTGGAGGCAGCATCGAAGCGATTCTTCTTCGCGTACAGGCAGGTGGCGGCGGCGGTGATGGGGAGCCTGGAGGTCAGCGGAAACCGAGCGGCGTACGTTCCGGCAGAGGCACTGGATTCGCTCACGCAGATGTTCCTCGAGCCGCCTTACTACCCGAGCTTGGACGCCGCGAAGACCTTCTTGGGGGAGTACTGGCAGCGAAGCGACCTCGGAGCGACCAAGGCAAACTGGTAG
- the LOC122049953 gene encoding protein yippee-like: protein MGRLFLVSLEGKIYSCKHCQTHLALSDDILSKAFHCKHGKAYLFDKVVNISVGFEDDRMMTTGLHTVSDVFCVGCGSIVGWKYEVAHEKTQKYKEGKIVLERFKLTGPDGSRYWITQDAHMGGSDPDDV from the exons ATGGGGCGGCTGTTTCTGGTTAGCCTGGAGGGCAAGATTTACAGTTGCAAGCACTGCCAGACTCATCTCGCACTCTCCGACGACATCCTCTCCAAG GCATTCCATTGCAAACATGGTAAAGCATATCTCTTCGACAAAGT TGTAAATATATCTGTTGGATTTGAAGATGATAGAATGATGACCACAGGGTTACACACTGTGTCTGATGTTTTCTGCGTTGGTTGTGGCTCTATTGTTGGATGGAAATAT GAGGTTGCTCACGAAAAGACCCAGAAGTACAAGGAAGGGAAAATTGTGCTAGAGAG GTTTAAATTGACTGGTCCAGACGGAAGTCGATACTGGATAACTCAAGATGCTCATATGGGAGGCAGTGACCCGGATGATGTATGA
- the LOC122049969 gene encoding uncharacterized protein LOC122049969 yields MMGVQATGRYFTSPIIIPIPSQSHPTYQTAGGWGAYRALARPSASLGSKILRTRSAEFLRTRGRHGGALPLRGARSASLDPFDDDADDECEEDSVRKVEDLAVVLSGQKAQVGELERNKQTPYFSPKSTLGLFPSIRSPWMLGFREDPPEWSNLIVPACVEANADGVRIPLSLRIIKLKKRFEASWFIETGETACCSMKRAFSSMVFMIRELQRYALQWREALLCEENQGILGRIQIEMNYSFVCLFQQIFSATPTLMVSLMLLLANFTIFYMDHFNLIGAAVTPSNASSVFCLIDTLIEENDRDEMEMEMEMATAEDEVGQGVWTETLASEEAVLWEKFLEEFARLQATTRHEALMDPDTMRRMVSPVSIELQTDDKSDHLRTEMMYEQALGQDPDSPLLLSNFAQFLYLVLHQNERAEHYFSKAITMAPRDAETLSRYASFLWVARGDLMAAEETFLEAIAAAPGNTAHTANYAHFLWSTGGEGTCYPLAYDVGLP; encoded by the exons ATGATGGGAGTTCAGGCCACCGGTCGGTACTTCACGTCGCCGATCATCATCCCGATCCCCTCGCAGTCACACCCAACGTACCAGACTGCCGGCGGGTGGGGCGCTTACCGCGCCCTCGCCCGCCCCTCGGCCTCCCTCGGCTCAAAGATCCTGCGGACCCGATCGGCGGAGTTCCTGCGAACGAGAGGGAGGCATGGCGGCGCGCTGCCCCTGCGCGGGGCCAGAAGCGCCAGCCTCGATCCCTTCGACGACGACGCCGATGACGAATGCGAGGAGGACTCCGTAAGAAAGGTCGAAGATTTGGCCGTCGTGCTCAGCGGGCAAAAGGCGCAGGTCGGAGAGCTCGAGCGAAATAAACAAACCCCCTACTTCTCCCCCAAATCGACGCTGGGGCTTTTCCCGTCGATCCGATCGCCGTGGATGCTGGGATTCAGGGAGGATCCTCCGGAGTGGTCCAACCTGATCGTTCCGGCGTGCGTGGAGGCGAACGCCGACGGCGTCCGCATTCCGCTCTCGCTGCGGATCATCAAGCTGAAGAAGCGGTTCGAGGCCAGCTGGTTCATTGAGACCGGCGAGACGGCGTGCTGCTCCATGAAGCGAGCCTTCTCCTCCATGGTGTTCATGATCCGGGAGCTCCAGAGGTACGCGCTCCAGTGGCGGGAGGCGCTACTCTGCGAGGAAAACCAGGGCATCCTCGGGCGGATCCAAATCGAGATGAATTACTCCTTCGTCTGCCTCTTCCAACAGATCTTCTCCGCCACGCCAACCCTCATGGTCTCCCTCATGCTCCTCCTCGCCAACTTCACCATCTTCTATATGGACCACTTCAACCTCATCGGCGCCGCCGTGACGCCCTCCAACGCATCCTCCGTCTTCTGCCTGATCGACACCCTTATCGAGGAAAACGATCGAGACgagatggagatggagatggagatggCGACGGCAGAGGATGAAGTCGGCCAGGGCGTGTGGACCGAAACCCTCGCGTCGGAGGAGGCGGTGCTTTGGGAAAAGTTTCTGGAGGAGTTCGCCAGGTTACAAGCCACAACGCGCCACGAGGCGCTCATGGACCCGGACACGATGCGGCGCATGGTCTCGCCCGTCTCGATCGAACTGCAGACGGACGATAAATCCGACCACCTGAGGACAGAGATGATGTACGAGCAGGCGCTGGGGCAGGATCCCGACAGCCCCCTCCTCCTCTCCAACTTCGCGCAGTTCCTTTACCTCGTCCTCCACCAGAACGAAAG GGCGGAGCACTACTTCTCGAAGGCGATCACAATGGCGCCCAGGGACGCGGAGACGCTGAGCCGCTACGCGAGCTTTCTGTGGGTGGCGAGGGGTGACCTGATGGCGGCCGAGGAGACTTTCTTGGAGGCGATCGCCGCCGCTCCGGGGAACACGGCCCACACCGCCAACTACGCGCACTTCTTGTGGAGCACCGGGGGCGAGGGCACCTGCTATCCGTTGGCATACGACGTGGGCCTCCCATAA